A region from the Acidimicrobiia bacterium genome encodes:
- a CDS encoding NADPH:quinone oxidoreductase family protein encodes MIALVCPELGGEEVLRVEELPSPPCGPDEVRIDVRAASVNFPDTLVIRGQYQYKYDPPFVPGHECSGTLLEVGVDVDALEVGNRVLAMTGVGAFASEVIAKPPRQDQVFRIPDAMGWDEAAAFNLTYGTAIHGLSRRGQLQAGESVLVLGAAGGTGSAAIQVAKAIGAYVIAAAGGPEKLAIAEQCGADAVIDYHEEGLSARVKELTGGIGVDVVFDPVGGGDFREYLRCLAWNGRYLVVGFAAGDIPSVGLNLILLKSISVVGVAYGASARLDPAANAHNFEQLFRWYDAGLLHPVIGHHFPLEQGADALRVVGNRGALGKVIVEIGN; translated from the coding sequence GTGATTGCTCTCGTGTGCCCGGAGCTCGGTGGGGAAGAGGTGCTGCGCGTGGAGGAGCTCCCGTCACCGCCGTGCGGTCCCGATGAGGTGCGGATCGACGTGCGCGCCGCGTCGGTGAACTTTCCCGACACGCTCGTGATTCGCGGCCAGTACCAGTACAAGTACGACCCGCCGTTCGTACCCGGTCACGAGTGCTCGGGCACGCTGCTCGAGGTGGGGGTCGATGTCGACGCCCTCGAGGTCGGCAACCGGGTCCTCGCGATGACCGGGGTCGGCGCGTTCGCGAGCGAAGTGATCGCGAAGCCGCCCCGCCAGGACCAGGTGTTCCGCATTCCCGACGCGATGGGGTGGGACGAGGCCGCGGCGTTCAATCTCACCTACGGCACCGCCATCCACGGCTTGTCGCGCCGCGGCCAGTTGCAGGCGGGGGAGAGTGTGCTCGTGCTCGGTGCCGCCGGGGGCACCGGCTCGGCCGCGATCCAGGTTGCCAAGGCGATCGGGGCCTACGTGATCGCCGCGGCCGGCGGACCGGAGAAGCTCGCGATCGCCGAGCAGTGCGGCGCCGACGCGGTGATCGACTACCACGAGGAAGGGCTGTCAGCGCGCGTGAAGGAGCTCACCGGCGGTATCGGCGTCGACGTGGTCTTCGATCCCGTCGGCGGTGGTGACTTCCGTGAGTACCTGCGCTGCCTCGCGTGGAACGGTCGCTATCTCGTGGTCGGCTTCGCGGCCGGCGATATCCCGAGCGTGGGGCTCAACCTGATCCTCCTCAAGTCGATCTCCGTCGTCGGCGTGGCGTACGGCGCGTCGGCGCGTCTCGACCCGGCAGCCAACGCGCACAACTTCGAACAGCTCTTCCGCTGGTACGACGCCGGACTGCTGCACCCGGTCATCGGACACCACTTCCCGCTCGAACAGGGTGCCGACGCGCTGCGCGTGGTCGGCAACCGCGGCGCCCTCGGCAAGGTGATCGTCGAGATCGGAAATTGA